A DNA window from Brassica napus cultivar Da-Ae chromosome C1, Da-Ae, whole genome shotgun sequence contains the following coding sequences:
- the LOC111201806 gene encoding uncharacterized protein LOC111201806, whose amino-acid sequence MNLEKSEKNGGYSEIEASVISDISGFRIGTFPTRYLGLPLNPSRISFATLQPFLERITTKLHSWTAKTLSFIGKVQPVSSIVYEMANVFTNHCCWTMADSQRVSPNVRSMIRARESVAEFLRCSVGDGCTASFWYDYWTDLGPLILDLCAKGPHDLRINLESPVISAAVDGN is encoded by the exons ATGAATCTTGAAAAGTCTGAAAAAAATGGGGGTTACTCTGAGATTGAAGCTTCAGTGATCAGTGATATCTCGGGGTTCCGCATAGGAACGTTTCCTACTAGGTATTTGGGTCTGCCTTTAAATCCTAGCAGAATCAGCTTCGCCACTCTCCAGCCATTTCTCGAACGCATCACCACTAAATTGCACTCTTGGACTGCCAAGACTTTGTCATTCATAGGGAAAGTTCAACCAGTATCCTCAATAGTGTATGAGATG GCTAATGTGTTCACTAACCATTGCTGTTGGACCATGGCAGATTCTCAAAGAGTCTCTCCAAATGTACGGAGCATGATCAGAGCAAGAGAAAGTGTGGCAGAGTTCTTGAGATGTAGTGTTGGAGATGGATGTACCGCAAGCTTTTGGTACGACTATTGGACAGATCTAGGGCCACTGATCTTGGATTTGTGCGCTAAAGGTCCACATGATCTAAGGATCAACCTTGAATCTCCGGTTATCTCAGCAGCGGTAGATGGAAATTGA
- the LOC106349151 gene encoding cytochrome P450 72A15, giving the protein MTSVVRSSPHSCIYIDPENAIRLSIYLPLSSLRTKMEASAASVTVSVAIAAVLWWIWRTLNWVWFKPKMLESYLRRQGLVGTPYTLLVGDVKREYSMTTEARSKPIKLTDDIVPRVLPFPSHMLKTYGRTFFTWRGPIPTITITNPEQIKEVLNKIYDFQKPNTFPLSRLVASGLFSYDGDKWAKHRRIINPAFHLDKIKNMVPAFHQSCSEVVVKWDNIVMDKGSSCEVDVWPWLMNMTADVISRTAFGSSYKEGHRIFELQAELSELIIQSFRKAFIPGYSYLPTKGNRRMKAAARESQAILRGIVDKRLRAREAGEAPSQDLLGTLLESNLGQGKGNGMSIEDVIEECKLFYFAGQETTSVLLVWTMILLSQHQDWQARAREEVKQVFGDKEPNAEGLNQLKVMTMILQEVLRLYPPVINMARAIHKEMKLGGVTLPGGVNITLPIMLVQRDIQQWGNDAAEFKPERFKDGISKAAKSQVSFIPFSWGPRICIGQNFAMLEANMAMALILQRFSFDLSPSYVHAPYTVFTLHPQFGAHLIMHKI; this is encoded by the exons atgacatcAGTGGTGAGGTCATCACCAcattcatgcatatatatagatCCCGAGAATGCCATCAGATTATCTATCtatctccctctctcttctctaaGAACGAAAATGGAAGCATCAGCTGCGTCAGTAACAGTTTCAGTAGCTATAGCTGCTGTATTGTGGTGGATATGGAGAACTCTAAATTGGGTTTGGTTTAAACCAAAGATGCTTGAGAGTTACCTGAGAAGACAAGGTCTTGTCGGAACTCCTTACACGTTACTTGTTGGAGATGTGAAAAGGGAATATAGCATGACGACGGAGGCAAGGTCCAAACCCATCAAACTAACTGATGATATCGTCCCACGTGTCTTGCCCTTCCCCTCTCACATGCTCAAGACTTACG GAAGGACTTTTTTTACATGGCGTGGACCTATACCAACCATCACCATTACGAACCCCGAGCAAATCAAGGAAGTGTTGAACAAGATTTATGATTTCCAGAAGCCAAATACATTCCCCTTGAGCAGACTTGTAGCCAGTGGACTCTTTAGTTATGACGGTGATAAATGGGCTAAACACCGAAGAATCATCAACCCTGCTTTCCACCTTGACAAAATCAAG AATATGGTACCTGCGTTCCACCAGAGCTGTAGCGAGGTAGTTGTCAAATGGGACAATATAGTCATGGACAAAGGGTCATCCTGTGAGGTGGATGTTTGGCCTTGGCTTATGAATATGACTGCAGATGTGATCTCTCGTACTGCTTTTGGCAGCAGCTACAAAGAAGGACATAGGATATTTGAGCTCCAAGCAGAACTATCTGAGCTCATCATACAATCTTTTCGTAAAGCTTTCATCCCTGGATATAG TTATCTCCCAACCAAGGGTAATAGAAGGATGAAAGCAGCAGCTAGAGAAAGCCAAGCTATACTGAGAGGGATCGTTGACAAAAGGTTAAGGGCGAGAGAAGCTGGGGAAGCACCAAGCCAAGATCTGCTAGGTACACTTCTTGAATCGAATTTAGGACAAGGTAAAGGAAACGGAATGAGCATTGAAGATGTGATAGAGGAGTGCAAGTTGTTCTACTTTGCTGGACAAGAGACAACTTCAGTACTTCTAGTTTGGACAATGATTCTGCTAAGCCAACACCAAGACTGGCAGGCTCGTGCTAGAGAAGAAGTCAAGCAAGTTTTTGGTGATAAAGAACCCAATGCAGAAGGCCTGAACCAGCTCAAAGTT ATGACGATGATATTACAAGAGGTCCTTAGGCTATATCCTCCAGTAATCAATATGGCTCGAGCCATTCACAAAGAGATGAAGCTAGGCGGCGTGACGCTACCTGGTGGTGTCAACATCACTCTACCTATTATGCTAGTCCAACGCGACATCCAGCAATGGGGTAACGATGCAGCAGAGTTCAAACCCGAGAGATTCAAAGATGGCATCTCAAAGGCAGCAAAGAGCCAAGTCTCCTTCATTCCATTTTCTTGGGGGCCAAGGATATGCATAGGCCAAAATTTTGCCATGTTGGAGGCAAATATGGCAATGGCATTGATTCTACAGAGATTCTCCTTTGACCTTTCTCCTTCCTATGTCCATGCTCCTTACACGGTGTTCACCCTTCACCCACAGTTTGGTGCTCATCTTATCATGCACAAGATATAG
- the LOC125580472 gene encoding cytochrome P450 72A15-like yields METSVASVAVSIVIAVVSWWVWRTLKWVWFKPKMLESYLRRQGIPGTPYTPLVGDLKKMTSMLTEARSKTIKLTDDITPRVVPYPFHMLKTHGRTYYTWFGPIPTITIMDPEQIKEVFNKVYDFPKPHTFPLVRFIATGLASYDGDKWAKHRRIINPAFHLEKIKNMVPAFHQSCSEVVGKWDKLVLDKGLSCEVDVWPWLVSMTADVISRTAFGSSYKEGQRIFELQAELSELIIQDFRKAFIPGYSYLPTKDNRRMKAAAREILVILRGIVNKRLLAREASDDLLGILLESNLGQDEGNGMSTEDVMEECKLFFFAGQETTSVLLVWTMVMLSQHQDWQARAREEVKQVFGDKKPDAEGLNQLKVMTMILYEVLRLYPPVAQLIRAVHKEMKVGDLTLPGGVQISLPILLVQRDTELWGQDAGEFKPERFKDGLSKATKNQVSYFPFSWGPRICIGQSFALLEAKMAMALILQRFSFELSPSYVHAPYTVMTIHPQFGAHLTLHKL; encoded by the exons ATGGAGACATCAGTTGCATCGGTAGCAGTTTCAATTGTTATAGCTGTTGTGTCTTGGTGGGTATGGAGAACCTTGAAGTGGGTTTGGTTTAAACCAAAGATGCTTGAGAGCTACCTGAGAAGACAAGGTATTCCCGGAACTCCTTACACGCCTCTTGTCGGAGATTTAAAGAAAATGACAAGCATGCTTACAGAAGCAAGATCCAAAACCATCAAACTAACGGATGATATCACACCACGTGTCGTGCCTTATCCCTTCCACATGCTCAAGACTCATG GGAGAACTTACTATACATGGTTTGGACCTATACCAACCATCACCATAATGGATCCAGAGCAAATTAAAGAAGTATTCAACAAAGTTTATGATTTCCCCAAGCCACATACATTCCCATTAGTCAGATTCATAGCCACGGGACTCGCTAGCTATGATGGTGATAAATGGGCTAAACACCGAAGAATCATCAACCCTGCTTTCCACCTAGAGAAGATCAAG AATATGGTACCTGCGTTCCACCAGAGCTGTAGTGAGGTTGTTGGGAAATGGGACAAGTTGGTCTTGGACAAAGGCTTGTCTTGTGAGGTGGACGTTTGGCCTTGGCTTGTGAGTATGACTGCAGATGTGATCTCTCGTACTGCTTTTGGTAGCAGCTATAAAGAAGGACAAAGGATATTTGAGCTCCAAGCAGAACTATCTGAGCTCATCATACAAGATTTTCGGAAAGCTTTCATCCCTGGTTATAg TTATCTCCCAACGAAGGATAATAGAAGGATGAAAGCAGCAGCTAGAGAAATCCTAGTTATACTGAGAGGGATAGTTAACAAGAGGTTACTTGCGAGAGAAGCAAGCGATGACTTGCTAGGTATACTTCTTGAATCAAATTTAGGGCAAGATGAAGGAAATGGAATGAGCACTGAGGATGTGATGGAGGAGTGCAAGTTGTTCTTTTTCGCTGGACAAGAGACAACTTCAGTACTTCTTGTCTGGACAATGGTTATGTTAAGCCAACACCAAGACTGGCAGGCTCGTGCACGAGAAGAAGTGAAGCAAGTTTTTGGTGATAAAAAACCTGATGCAGAAGGCTTGAACCAGCTCAAAGTT ATGACGATGATATTGTATGAGGTTCTTAGGCTGTATCCTCCAGTAGCTCAGCTGATACGAGCCGTTCACAAAGAGATGAAGGTAGGTGATCTGACATTACCGGGCGGCGTACAGATCAGTCTACCTATTCTGCTAGTCCAGCGCGATACCGAGCTATGGGGCCAAGATGCAGGGGAGTTCAAGCCAGAGAGGTTTAAAGACGGTCTCTCAAAGGCGACTAAGAACCAAGTCTCCTACTTTCCCTTTTCTTGGGGACCAAGGATCTGCATTGGCCAGAGCTTTGCCTTGTTGGAGGCTAAAATGGCAATGGCCTTGATTCTACAGAGATTCTCCTTTGAGTTATCTCCTTCCTATGTGCATGCTCCTTACACAGTCATGACTATTCACCCACAGTTTGGTGCTCATCTTACCCTGCACAAGCTATAG
- the LOC125580471 gene encoding cytochrome P450 72A13-like isoform X2: MSLPVVAAALMVVLAFFLIRVVNWVWLTPKKLESYLRRQGLPGTPYTPLVGDVKRNVNMLMEARSKPITLTDDITPRLLPLALKMFNSHGRTFFIWLGPVSTIMITNPEHIKEVFSKVYDFEMNASFPLVRLLVGGLASYKGDKWARHRRIINPAFHLEKIKNMVPAFYHCCSEVVAKWDHLVLDKGLSCEVDVWPWLVIMTADVISHAAFGSSYREGQRIFELQGELSSLIAQELKKPYIPGLSFFPTKNNKRMKAIDKEIDIILRGMVSKREGGEAESNDLLGILLASSSEESGGSGMSVEEVMRECKLFYFAGQETTSVLLVWTMILLSHHQDWQERAREEVRQILGDNIDAKPDIDSLSNLKVLRRSVNKEMKLGEITLPAGVRVYIPTALVHRDPELWGEDAGEFKPERFKDGISKATKNQVCYLPFGWGLRICIGQSFSLLEAKMAMALILQRFSFELSPSYVHSPQIVMTTRPEFGAHLILHKL; this comes from the exons atgtctttaccAGTAGTAGCAGCAGCTTTGATGGTGGTTTTAGCATTTTTCTTGATAAGGGTTGTGAACTGGGTGTGGCTAACACCAAAGAAGCTAGAGAGCTACCTGAGAAGACAAGGTCTCCCTGGAACTCCTTACACGCCTCTTGTAGGAGATGTTAAGAGGAATGTTAACATGTTGATGGAGGCAAGATCAAAACCCATCACTCTGACAGATGATATCACTCCACGTCTCCTTCCTCTTGCCTTGAAGATGTTCAACTCTCACG GAAGGACGTTCTTCATATGGCTTGGACCAGTTTCAACGATCATGATAACGAATCCAGAGCACATCAAGGAAGTTTTTAGTAAAGTGTACGATTTTGAGATGAATGCTTCATTCCCTTTGGTCAGATTGTTAGTAGGCGGGCTTGCTAGCTATAAGGGAGATAAGTGGGCGAGACACAGAAGGATCATCAACCCCGCTTTTCACCTTGAGAAGATCAAG AACATGGTCCCTGCGTTCTACCATTGTTGCAGCGAGGTTGTTGCCAAATGGGACCACTTAGTGTTGGATAAAGGGTTGTCTTGTGAGGTTGATGTTTGGCCTTGGCTTGTGATTATGACTGCGGATGTGATCTCTCATGCTGCTTTTGGAAGCAGCTATAGAGAAGGACAGAGGATATTTGAGCTCCAAGGTGAACTATCTTCTCTCATCGCACAAGAGCTTAAGAAGCCTTACATCCCTGGACTGAG TTTTTTCCCAACAAAGAACAACAAGAGGATGAAAGCAATAGACAAAGAGATAGACATAATCCTGAGGGGTATGGTGAGCAAGAGGGAAGGTGGAGAAGCAGAAAGCAATGATTTGTTGGGGATATTGCTTGCATCGAGCTCAGAGGAATCTGGAGGAAGTGGAATGAGTGTAGAAGAGGTGATGAGAGAGTGCAAGCTGTTTTATTTCGCAGGACAAGAGACAACTTCAGTACTATTGGTCTGGACAATGATTTTGTTAAGCCATCACCAAGACTGGCAGGAACGGGCACGAGAGGAAGTGAGGCAAATACTCGGTGATAACATTGATGCAAAACCTGATATAGATTCTCTTAGCAACCTCAAAGTG CTTAGAAGATCTGTAAACAAAGAAATGAAGCTAGGAGAGATTACACTTCCAGCTGGTGTTAGAGTTTATATACCAACTGCTCTTGTTCACCGTGACCCTGAGCTTTGGGGGGAAGATGCAGGGGAGTTTAAGCCGGAGCGTTTCAAAGACGGTATCTCGAAAGCAACAAAGAACCAGGTCTGTTACTTACCCTTTGGGTGGGGACTGAGGATCTGCATTGGTCAGAGCTTTTCTCTGTTGGAGGCAAAGATGGCAATGGCATTGATTCTACAGAGATTCTCCTTTGAGCTTTCTCCTTCTTATGTTCACTCGCCTCAAATAGTCATGACCACTCGTCCTGAGTTCGGAGCACATCTCATCCTCCACAAGCTctga
- the LOC125580471 gene encoding cytochrome P450 72A13-like isoform X1, whose product MSLPVVAAALMVVLAFFLIRVVNWVWLTPKKLESYLRRQGLPGTPYTPLVGDVKRNVNMLMEARSKPITLTDDITPRLLPLALKMFNSHGRTFFIWLGPVSTIMITNPEHIKEVFSKVYDFEMNASFPLVRLLVGGLASYKGDKWARHRRIINPAFHLEKIKNMVPAFYHCCSEVVAKWDHLVLDKGLSCEVDVWPWLVIMTADVISHAAFGSSYREGQRIFELQGELSSLIAQELKKPYIPGLSFFPTKNNKRMKAIDKEIDIILRGMVSKREGGEAESNDLLGILLASSSEESGGSGMSVEEVMRECKLFYFAGQETTSVLLVWTMILLSHHQDWQERAREEVRQILGDNIDAKPDIDSLSNLKVMSMIFYEVLRLYPPVSQLRRSVNKEMKLGEITLPAGVRVYIPTALVHRDPELWGEDAGEFKPERFKDGISKATKNQVCYLPFGWGLRICIGQSFSLLEAKMAMALILQRFSFELSPSYVHSPQIVMTTRPEFGAHLILHKL is encoded by the exons atgtctttaccAGTAGTAGCAGCAGCTTTGATGGTGGTTTTAGCATTTTTCTTGATAAGGGTTGTGAACTGGGTGTGGCTAACACCAAAGAAGCTAGAGAGCTACCTGAGAAGACAAGGTCTCCCTGGAACTCCTTACACGCCTCTTGTAGGAGATGTTAAGAGGAATGTTAACATGTTGATGGAGGCAAGATCAAAACCCATCACTCTGACAGATGATATCACTCCACGTCTCCTTCCTCTTGCCTTGAAGATGTTCAACTCTCACG GAAGGACGTTCTTCATATGGCTTGGACCAGTTTCAACGATCATGATAACGAATCCAGAGCACATCAAGGAAGTTTTTAGTAAAGTGTACGATTTTGAGATGAATGCTTCATTCCCTTTGGTCAGATTGTTAGTAGGCGGGCTTGCTAGCTATAAGGGAGATAAGTGGGCGAGACACAGAAGGATCATCAACCCCGCTTTTCACCTTGAGAAGATCAAG AACATGGTCCCTGCGTTCTACCATTGTTGCAGCGAGGTTGTTGCCAAATGGGACCACTTAGTGTTGGATAAAGGGTTGTCTTGTGAGGTTGATGTTTGGCCTTGGCTTGTGATTATGACTGCGGATGTGATCTCTCATGCTGCTTTTGGAAGCAGCTATAGAGAAGGACAGAGGATATTTGAGCTCCAAGGTGAACTATCTTCTCTCATCGCACAAGAGCTTAAGAAGCCTTACATCCCTGGACTGAG TTTTTTCCCAACAAAGAACAACAAGAGGATGAAAGCAATAGACAAAGAGATAGACATAATCCTGAGGGGTATGGTGAGCAAGAGGGAAGGTGGAGAAGCAGAAAGCAATGATTTGTTGGGGATATTGCTTGCATCGAGCTCAGAGGAATCTGGAGGAAGTGGAATGAGTGTAGAAGAGGTGATGAGAGAGTGCAAGCTGTTTTATTTCGCAGGACAAGAGACAACTTCAGTACTATTGGTCTGGACAATGATTTTGTTAAGCCATCACCAAGACTGGCAGGAACGGGCACGAGAGGAAGTGAGGCAAATACTCGGTGATAACATTGATGCAAAACCTGATATAGATTCTCTTAGCAACCTCAAAGTG ATGAGTATGATCTTCTATGAGGTTTTAAGGCTATACCCTCCGGTGTCTCAGCTTAGAAGATCTGTAAACAAAGAAATGAAGCTAGGAGAGATTACACTTCCAGCTGGTGTTAGAGTTTATATACCAACTGCTCTTGTTCACCGTGACCCTGAGCTTTGGGGGGAAGATGCAGGGGAGTTTAAGCCGGAGCGTTTCAAAGACGGTATCTCGAAAGCAACAAAGAACCAGGTCTGTTACTTACCCTTTGGGTGGGGACTGAGGATCTGCATTGGTCAGAGCTTTTCTCTGTTGGAGGCAAAGATGGCAATGGCATTGATTCTACAGAGATTCTCCTTTGAGCTTTCTCCTTCTTATGTTCACTCGCCTCAAATAGTCATGACCACTCGTCCTGAGTTCGGAGCACATCTCATCCTCCACAAGCTctga
- the LOC111198790 gene encoding cytochrome P450 72A15-like — translation MHIYRSRECHQIIYLPLSSLRTKMEASAASVTVSLAIAAVLWWIWRTLNWVWFKPKMLESYLRRQGLVGTPYTLLVGDVKREYSMTTEARSKPIKLTDDIVPRVLPFPSHMLKTYGRTFFTWRGPIPTITITNPEQIKEVLNKIYDFQKPNTFPLSRLVASGLFSYDGDKWAKHRRIINPAFHLDKIKNMVPAFHQSCSEVVVKWDNIVMDKGSSCEVDVWPWLMNMTADVISRTAFGSSYKEGHRIFELQAELSELIIQSFRKAFIPGYSYLPTKGNRRMKAAARESQAILRGIVDKRLRAREAGEAPSQDLLGTLLESNLGQGKGNGMSIEDVIEECKLFYFAGQETTSVLLVWTMILLSQHQDWQARAREEVKQVFGDKEPNAEGLNQLKVMTMILQEVLRLYPPVINMARAIHKEMKLGGVTLPGGVNITLPIMLVQRDIQQWGNDAAEFKPERFKDGISKAAKSQVSFIPFSWGPRICIGQNFAMLEAKMAMALILQRFSFDLSPSYVHAPYTVFTLHPQFGAHLIMHKI, via the exons AAATTGGGTTTGGTTTAAACCAAAGATGCTTGAGAGTTACCTGAGAAGACAAGGTCTTGTCGGAACTCCTTACACGTTACTTGTTGGAGATGTGAAAAGGGAATATAGCATGACGACGGAGGCAAGGTCCAAACCCATCAAACTAACTGATGATATCGTCCCACGTGTCTTGCCCTTCCCCTCTCACATGCTCAAGACTTACG GAAGGACTTTTTTTACATGGCGTGGACCTATACCAACCATCACCATTACGAACCCCGAGCAAATCAAGGAAGTGTTGAACAAGATTTATGATTTCCAGAAGCCAAATACATTCCCCTTGAGCAGACTTGTAGCCAGTGGACTCTTTAGTTATGACGGTGATAAATGGGCTAAACACCGAAGAATCATCAACCCTGCTTTCCACCTTGACAAAATCAAG AATATGGTACCTGCGTTCCACCAGAGCTGTAGCGAGGTAGTTGTCAAATGGGACAATATAGTCATGGACAAAGGGTCATCCTGTGAGGTGGATGTTTGGCCTTGGCTTATGAATATGACTGCAGATGTGATCTCTCGTACTGCTTTTGGCAGCAGCTACAAAGAAGGACATAGGATATTTGAGCTCCAAGCAGAACTATCTGAGCTCATCATACAATCTTTTCGTAAAGCTTTCATCCCTGGATATAG TTATCTCCCAACCAAGGGTAATAGAAGGATGAAAGCAGCAGCTAGAGAAAGCCAAGCTATACTGAGAGGGATCGTTGACAAAAGGTTAAGGGCGAGAGAAGCTGGGGAAGCACCAAGCCAAGATCTGCTAGGTACACTTCTTGAATCGAATTTAGGACAAGGTAAAGGAAACGGAATGAGCATTGAAGATGTGATAGAGGAGTGCAAGTTGTTCTACTTTGCTGGACAAGAGACAACTTCAGTACTTCTAGTTTGGACAATGATTCTGCTAAGCCAACACCAAGACTGGCAGGCTCGTGCTAGAGAAGAAGTCAAGCAAGTTTTTGGTGATAAAGAACCCAATGCAGAAGGCCTGAACCAGCTCAAAGTT ATGACGATGATATTACAAGAGGTCCTTAGGCTATATCCTCCAGTAATCAATATGGCTCGAGCCATTCACAAAGAGATGAAGCTAGGCGGCGTGACGCTACCTGGTGGTGTCAACATCACTCTACCTATTATGCTAGTCCAACGCGACATCCAGCAATGGGGTAACGATGCAGCAGAGTTCAAACCCGAGAGATTCAAAGATGGCATCTCAAAGGCAGCAAAGAGCCAAGTCTCCTTCATTCCATTTTCTTGGGGGCCAAGGATATGCATAGGCCAAAATTTTGCCATGTTGGAGGCAAAGATGGCAATGGCATTGATTCTACAGAGATTCTCCTTTGATCTTTCTCCTTCCTATGTCCATGCTCCTTACACGGTGTTCACCCTTCACCCACAGTTTGGTGCTCATCTTATCATGCACAAGATATAG